The Pandoraea vervacti DNA window TACAAGGATCAGGGACTGGTCGTGGTGGGTGTGCATACGCCCGAGTACGCGTACGAGCGAGACAACAAGAACGTGCGGGAGGCCGTGCGCCGCGCGGGCATTCAATACCCTGTGGCGCAAGATAACCGTTACGCCACGTGGAAGGCCTACGACAACCTCTATTGGCCAGCGTTCTATCTCGTCGACAAGTCCGGCAAGATCGTCTACACGCATTTCGGCGAGGGGGACTACGACAAGACCGAGGCGGCGATCAAGGCGCAGTTGGCAGCGCCTTAACCGTAATCGTGTGGACCTGACGGATCTCGCGAAACGCAAGAGCGATTCCTAAAAGCGGCGAACCGGTGATGGCGAGACATTCCCGTTCGATGGATCGCCACATTTCGTAGGAGACTCTGATGCCAAACGCGCTGTATCCGGCCGGTGCTACGCCCACCGTGACTTGTCCCATGCACACGAATACCGACATCGGTGTGCTTGGCCAACGCCTGCGCAACGCCGTCGGCGACCGCCCCGCGCCTGACCAGGCGTGGATGCCCGACCAAATCGCGTGGGACACGCTCGCCGAAATCGCCAGCGATGCCCGTGGATTGACTGAGGCCGAGGCGAACGTGTACCGAGCCACATTACGGTCCGCGTTGCCTGCGTTCGACATCGCCGATCCGGATGTCGTCTTGCTCTACGAAGTTGTCGACAACTGCCTCGGCCCCGGCAGGCCCTCGATTACCACCCATCTTGCCGGTGTGGTCTTCGAATCCCTGCAACTGCCCCATCTGGTCCTGCTCGAATCGGGCGAAGCCGCACCGAGCACACGCACCTTCAACAGTGTGCTCCCGTCGCTCGCGGCCGCCGCATACGACTGCGGGCCCTTCGGGCGAACCCTTTTCCTCGAAGGCGCCGCAACGATGTTGAAGGGGGTGAACGAGGCGTGCGATGACTCGCGTCGCGAACGGTTGTGCACGACCCTGTTCGCGCTGCCCAATCCGCCCTGTGGCGGCGACGCCGCGCCGACGAACCTTTTCGAGTTCGATGCCGCGCTCACCCGATTGGATGTCTACGAACCCTGGACCGGATGACCGAACGTCACAAAGGGTGTCAACGAGCCGCGTCGTGGCGCTCAGCGTGTCGCGGCGCCGCGTGCTGAGTGCACAACGTGTCGAAGTTCTGCGCCAGATCAGCCAGCGAAATCGCGCCAAGTCGCGCGATGAGGATAGCCTGTGCCTCACGCAATGCACCGTCGAGCGCGGCATTCACGGCACGTTCGACGGCGCATTGCGGGTTGTCGCTCTGCACGCCGATCGCGAAGATGTTCGGCCCGCCGACTGCGTGATGGATGTCGAGCAACGTGACGTTGCCCAAATCGCAAGCGAGCGTCCATCCCCCCCCGTGGCCCTTGTCGGAACGCACATAACCCGCGTCGCGCAAGCCCGCCATGGTGCGGCGAACGACCACCGGATTCGTGCGCAGCATCTGCGCCAGTTGTTCGGACGTGAACGGGGCGTCGTGCCGCGCCATGTGCAGCAGCACGTGCAACATCCGTGAAAGTCTGCTGTCGCTTCTCATCTGGCTCCCATATTTCCCTGATTCCTCCGAGCGCCCCGATCCGCGGTCAACCCTGGCGCGCCTGACGCGCAAACCACGCGTGAATCAAGCCGCTTTGGAAGCACCGCACCGGCTGGTCGAATCCGCCCTCCCGGAGGATGTCGTCCATCGCCTCGGGAGGCACGACCGCCACCTGAGAGCCGTAGATGGCGCTGGCGCGCTCGCGCGCCTGTGGCGAGACGGACATCATGTCGAACCATAGTTCGAGCAAACGCTTCCCGGCGGCCGAGGTCATGTCGCAGGCCAGATCGGCGCTCGCGAGCAGACCGCCCGGCGCCAACCGGTCCGCGATGCCGCGAAAGAACGCCCGGCGCTCAGCCGGATCGGTCACGAATTGCGACACGAGAATGGACGTTGCGGCGTCGAATGGCGTGTCCGTAGGCAGCGAATCCAGAAAACCGTGATGGAAGACGCAACGTGATGCGATGCCCCGCGTTTCAGCCTTCCCGCGAAAAACATCCAACATGGGCCCGGAGGGCTCCACGGCCGTGAAGCGCCACTGCGCATGGCGCTCGGCCAGATACAGAATCTCCGCACCGGTACCCGCCCCGATACACAGCACGTTCGCGGTGTCGGGCAGCGGTGCGAACACGTTGTCGACCACCAGTTGCAACGCGTCGCGCAACGGCGCCATCGCGCGCCAGGTCTGATCGTAGGTCGCGGCGTGCTCATCGAACATGGCGATGGTGTCCTGCGGCATGGATTCGCCCTCACTATTGTAACGTTTGATGTTTCATCATGCCATGCCCCCTGCGCGGCGTGCAAGGTGCTGATTTCACAGGCGTCGGCCGCAGGGCATCCGACGCTCGCCAGTCCCCGCCAAAATTGAGGGGGTCGCTAAATATTGGCGTACGGTGGTCGTTAATGCTCTTGATCGCCCCCGGTGCCTTACCGGGGCTTACAACAGTCACTGGACGACACGCCCCCCGATGACGTCTATCCATACCGCTTCCCTTCTTCTTTCGCTGGCGAACGCCGACATGGCGTCTCAAGTCGCCGCCGCCGGCCGTGCCGATGGGGCGCGTCAGGGCAACCTGTCGAGCGCCGATGTTGCCGCACTGACGAGCGCGACACGTGTCACGCTTACGCAAACGCCGCCTGTCGCGAACTGGCCAACCTACGCGCAGCCGGTCGCGGGCGGCGCGGTGCTGAACTGGCAGCAAGTCCCGTCCGACCCCTTGTCGCTGCTGATGTACGGCAACATGTCGACGTCGTCGCTGGGCAATCGGCTCGATCAGCTTGGGTCGACCATGATGTCCGCGATTGCCTCGGGCGCGACGTCGTTCTCGCAGACGGTGCTCCGCTCGCGTTCTGCAGCACCGGAGACCGGCGCTGCGGCGGGCGCGGATTTGGCCGCGCAACAGACAACGTTGCAGTCGGGTGCAGACGAGCGGTTCGCCCTGTCGGTGACGACGGCAAGCGGCGCGCAGGTCACGGTGCGCATCGCCAGCAGCGGCGCCGGTGGTGGCGACGTCGATGGCCTGTCCCTCGAATTCTCCGTGACGAAAGGCACGCTCACCGACGCCGAGCGCGATTCGCTCGGCAAACTGGGCGACGCTTTCCAGAAGGCCGTCAATGGTCTGGCTAAACAGCCGCCCGTCGTCGACTTCGGTGCACTGACCGGGTTCGATGCCTCCGTGCTGACGTCCGTCGACCTGTCGGCCACGCGCAACGCGAATGGCGCCACGCCGCAAACCTTCACGTTCCATGCGGATGCGGCGCAGCGCTCGATGCATGTGGACGGTGCAAGCGGCAAGTTCGACGTCAATGTCGACCTGAAGAACGTGCAAGCCATCGGCAGCCCGAAGGCGCAGAAGGCTGCGCTCGACGCGTGGCTCGATCGCTTCGACACAGCGAAAACCCGCGGCAATGGCGATGCCGCGCTCATGGACATGTTCAAGGCAGCGTTCAGCGGTCTGAACGCGAACTATCCGCCGGCCACTACACTGCCGCGCATTGCGCTGAGCCATGCCGACAAGTCGGTGCTGAGCGGGCTGGCGGACTTCAGCGCGTCGATTTCCCAGACGCAAACGTCGCCGAACCCCATGCGCGCCTCGGAAGTCGATGGTTTTGACTACCAGATCTCGCAGAGCACGCAGATCGGCGGGCCGGACCGTCTGAACCGCACGATTTCGCAGCAGTCGCAGGCCACGCTCAGCGCGAGCTACCACCGCTCGCTCTGGCCCGGCGTGCCCCTCGTCCTGAAAGACGACCCGAAGTCACAGAACTACGAGTACGTGAAGATTCAGGACTCGGCGAAAAGCTCGGCGGACGTGGGCTATCGTGACGGCCTGCTCGTTCGCGCGAAGGCCACCCGATCGGCTAGCCAGACGACGCAGGTGCAGCGCTACGAAATGGCCAGACTGGTGAGCGATGTGACGACGCCGGTGTCGTCGTCGACCAGCAGCAACCTGATGGCCCTGCTCCAGTCCATCATGCAAAACGATGCGGCGCGCGACGCCAGATCATCCGGCAGTCGCACCGTCGACGACGACCCGGACGTGGCAGATGTACGGCGCCGCACCGCGCTCGACGTGGACCCGACACGTTTGAACGCCGCTTCGCAATAATCCCCCCAATCGCGCACGACGGGGCCCACGGCATGGACCAGGGCAGCGGCCGCGGCGTCGGCTACCAGCTCTGCAAGTCTCCACCCCGCGCCGCGCCGCTCTGGTCTCGTCGCGGGGTAAGATATCAGTCAAATATTGACGAACCACGGGGATATCCGGCGTTCTCGATAGCCTGATGACAGAGACAGCAGACAGTCCAAACCCTCCTTCCCTCTCACAAAGCACGGCGACGTCGCTTGTCGACACCGACTTGCCCGGCCGTCTCGACCGTCTGCCGTGGGGGCGGTTCCATACCCTGATCGTCGTCGCGCTGGGCATCACGTGGTTGCTCGACGGTCTCGAGGTCACGCTGGCCGGCGCCGTTGCCGGTGCGCTCAAATCGAGTCCGACACTTGCGCTCGCCAACGCGCAGGTCGGCCTCGCCGGCAGCGCCTACATCGCGGGCGCCGTGCTTGGCGCCCTCGGTTTCGGCTGGCTGACCGACCGTCTCGGGCGTCGCAGGCTCTTCTTCATCACCCTGCTGCTGTATGTTGCGGCAACGGCGGCTACCGGCCTGTCGTGGAGTTTCGCCAGCTTCGTCGTGTTCCGATTTCTCACGGGTGCGGGCATCGGCGGCGAGTACACCGCCATCAATTCGACGATTCAGGAATTCACACCGGCACGTGTGCGTGGCTGGACGGACCTCGTCATCAACGGCACCTTCTGGGCAGGTGCGGCGCTCGGCGCTGCAGGCTCGCTCGTTTTGCTCGATCCTGGCGTGCTGCCCCCGGACTGGGGCTGGCGCGTGTGCTTCTTCATCGGCGCCGCGCTTGGACTTGGCGTCCTGTTCATGCGAATGTGGGTGCCCGAGAGCCCCCGCTGGCTCATCCTTCGTGGACGGACGCGTGAAGCCGAAGCCATCGTCGAGGGCATCGAGCGGTCGCTGCGCGAGCGCGGGCAAACCATCGCCGATGCGCCTGTGTCGCGACTCCAGTTGCGCACCCGACACGCCACCCCATTGCGCGAGGTGTGGCACACCCTCGTGCACACTTACCGCCGCCGCTCGCTCGTCGGCCTCACGCTGATGATCGCGCAGGCGTTCTGTTACAACGCCATCTTCTTCACATACGCGTTGGTGCTCACCGATTTTTACGATGTGCCGGCCGCGAATGTCGGCTGGTATCTGCTGCCGTTCGCTGCGGGCAATGTGCTCGGGCCCATCGTGCTCGGCCACGGGTTCGACGTGTTCGGCAGACGCGTGATGATCAGCGCGACGTACGCGATTTCGGGCGTACTGCTGGCCCTGAGCGGCTGGGCATTCGCGCAAGGGTGGCTGAGCACGGTCACGCAAACCCTCGCATGGTCCGTCATCTTCTTCTTCGCCTCGGCGGCGGCCAGTTCGGCGTATCTGACGGTCAGCGAGAATTTCCCGCTGGAAATCCGCGCCCTCGCCATCGCCGTGTTCTATGCCATCGGCACATTGCTTGGCGGCGTGGCGGGTCCGGCGCTCTTCGGCTGGCTGATCGACACGCAGCGCCGTGCCGACGTGTCGATCGGTTACCTGATCGGCGCGGGGCTGATGGTCGTTGCCGCCGCCGTGGCCGCGCGCTGGGGGATCGCGGCGGAACGCCGTTCACTCGAATCGGTGGCCGCGCCGCTGTCGTTGCGCTCGACACGGCGCGACTCTCGCTGAACGCGCTCGCTGAACGAGGTCGCTAAACGACCACCCTGAACGAGCCGGTACCTCAGTTGCCCTGACCCCGCGCGCGCGCCACGACCACGCCATCGCGCCTGCGATACCACATGGCATAGACGAGCGACAACGCGACGATGAACGGCAGGCCGTAGACCAGCGTCATGCGGAATTCGTCCGTCAAGCAGGTCGTCACGAGCGTTGCAACCATCAGCAATGCCCCCGTCAGGCTCGCATACGGATAGCCCCACATCCGAAAGCGCAACGACTTCGCGTCGTGAGCGCGACGGAAGAAGAGATGCGTGACGAAGATCATCAGCCAGGTGAACATCGCGCCGAACATCGAGACGGACATCATCAGCGTGAACGACGCCTGCGGCGCCATCACGTTGAGCGCAACCGCCAGCGCAATCCCGATGGTCGAGAGCATGAGCGCGGCCACGGGCACACCGTTGCGACTCACTTCGCCGAACCGGCGCGGGGCATAGCCCGCACGCGAGAGCGAGAACATCATGCGTGTGGTGATGTAAAGCTGGCTGTTCATCGCGGAGAGCGCCGCCACCAGAATCACCAGATTGATGACGCCTGCCGCACCGGGAATGTGCGTGGCGGCCATGACCTTGACGAACGGACTGCCGTCTTCGCCCGCCGCGCTCCACGGCACGATGGCGAGCGTCAGGGCCAACGTCAGCAGGTAGAAGAACACCAGACGAAACATCGTTGCCCGGAAGGCCCGCGTGATCGCGCGCTGCGGATCCTGCGCCTCGCCGGCGGCGACCGCGATCATCTCGATGCTCAGATAGCTGAAGATCGAGACGATGACCGCAACCCACATGCCCCACGCGCCTTTCGGGAAAAATCCGCCATGCAACGTGTAGTTCGCCAGACCGATCCCGCTGCCTTGCGGCG harbors:
- a CDS encoding Rrf2 family transcriptional regulator; amino-acid sequence: MRSDSRLSRMLHVLLHMARHDAPFTSEQLAQMLRTNPVVVRRTMAGLRDAGYVRSDKGHGGGWTLACDLGNVTLLDIHHAVGGPNIFAIGVQSDNPQCAVERAVNAALDGALREAQAILIARLGAISLADLAQNFDTLCTQHAAPRHAERHDAAR
- a CDS encoding class I SAM-dependent methyltransferase; protein product: MPQDTIAMFDEHAATYDQTWRAMAPLRDALQLVVDNVFAPLPDTANVLCIGAGTGAEILYLAERHAQWRFTAVEPSGPMLDVFRGKAETRGIASRCVFHHGFLDSLPTDTPFDAATSILVSQFVTDPAERRAFFRGIADRLAPGGLLASADLACDMTSAAGKRLLELWFDMMSVSPQARERASAIYGSQVAVVPPEAMDDILREGGFDQPVRCFQSGLIHAWFARQARQG
- a CDS encoding amino acid permease; the encoded protein is MSTTQPGFDSIVEREKGLHRGLSSAQLSMIAIGGAIGTGLFLGSAFAIGFAGPSVLLSYAIGGAIALLLMGCLAEMTVAHPTSGSFGAYAEHYIGPLAGFLVRYGYWSSIVFAVGTEVTAIAVYMKYWFPAVPGWYWIVGFSAGLIAINAASVKVFGAVEYAFSMLKIVAIVAFLILGAYIVFRAPQGSGIGLANYTLHGGFFPKGAWGMWVAVIVSIFSYLSIEMIAVAAGEAQDPQRAITRAFRATMFRLVFFYLLTLALTLAIVPWSAAGEDGSPFVKVMAATHIPGAAGVINLVILVAALSAMNSQLYITTRMMFSLSRAGYAPRRFGEVSRNGVPVAALMLSTIGIALAVALNVMAPQASFTLMMSVSMFGAMFTWLMIFVTHLFFRRAHDAKSLRFRMWGYPYASLTGALLMVATLVTTCLTDEFRMTLVYGLPFIVALSLVYAMWYRRRDGVVVARARGQGN
- a CDS encoding thioredoxin family protein, translating into MLPLLRSAFVALALTGLAACAPSQARPITGVAAPEFTGIDQWINSQPLTMQQLKGKVVLVDFWTYSCINCIHTTPYVKQWYDKYKDQGLVVVGVHTPEYAYERDNKNVREAVRRAGIQYPVAQDNRYATWKAYDNLYWPAFYLVDKSGKIVYTHFGEGDYDKTEAAIKAQLAAP
- a CDS encoding MFS transporter, giving the protein MTETADSPNPPSLSQSTATSLVDTDLPGRLDRLPWGRFHTLIVVALGITWLLDGLEVTLAGAVAGALKSSPTLALANAQVGLAGSAYIAGAVLGALGFGWLTDRLGRRRLFFITLLLYVAATAATGLSWSFASFVVFRFLTGAGIGGEYTAINSTIQEFTPARVRGWTDLVINGTFWAGAALGAAGSLVLLDPGVLPPDWGWRVCFFIGAALGLGVLFMRMWVPESPRWLILRGRTREAEAIVEGIERSLRERGQTIADAPVSRLQLRTRHATPLREVWHTLVHTYRRRSLVGLTLMIAQAFCYNAIFFTYALVLTDFYDVPAANVGWYLLPFAAGNVLGPIVLGHGFDVFGRRVMISATYAISGVLLALSGWAFAQGWLSTVTQTLAWSVIFFFASAAASSAYLTVSENFPLEIRALAIAVFYAIGTLLGGVAGPALFGWLIDTQRRADVSIGYLIGAGLMVVAAAVAARWGIAAERRSLESVAAPLSLRSTRRDSR